CAATACTGACACACAAAAAAAGGGGTTATGATCAAGGTGGGAAGATGTTACTTGTAAGCAAAAGGGAAATCTAAGTTGCTCTACAACTATTGATCCTTATGATAATTTTCTATGATGGCCAAAAACCTCATCGCCCATAAACTATTGATCAACTGGTATAAGTTCGTATTAGATGTGTGATCATCCATGTAAATAGAAGCTTTCTTGATATAATGACTACTATAGATCAAGTTGAGAATATGTCGGATGGTGGTTGACTAATATCTTCTCATCATCATCGTCAAAATCAAGTTCATCTTCCCCATAATCCATTTCAACAATGATTATGTCTTCAAGGTTCTCTTGGGGTTCAGATGACTTGACTTGTGAATATTGTTGAGTTGCCGGAGAAGTATCCAAGCCAATGATTTGCATCTCTGATTCTATCAATGCTTCCATTTGAGCCCGCACCTTATCTCTTGGATAGGTGCAATAGAGGAAAGAGTAAATAACACAACATAGTGCCATTGGAGTTCCTATGGAAGTGAACAGGGCTTGTGCCAAAGCTTTAGCGTTTTCTCTGTCTGTGGCAATATTTTCAGTACCTTCAGGAACTGGTTTATAACCATAAACATTCTGAGCCAGTAGTCCAACAACCGGAGGAGCAAAAGACGACAATACAGATTCAAATGATCGGTCCAGAGCATATATACTGGTTCTTGACTTCTCAGGCACAATCTCTGCAAAAATTGGACTGTTGGCACTTCAGCATAATATGAAATGGACATTCAATACTGAAAATGCACAATGAATGCTGACTAACAAACACTAAAGCAGAAGAATGGACAATTTTAGTCTTGTAAAAAGATCATTACTTGTTTGTAGCTGGAGCATTCCAAGATATGAAGAACCCTGTAATAAACAGGACCAGACCATGCATGAATGCCGCAGAAGGATAGTCAGGCAAAGCCAGCAGAAGGATAGCTGATAGGGGGATTGCTGATGCTGAACTTATTTGAGCCAGAATTATCCTGCCACAATTAGGCAGACGCTGGGATAACATGTCTCCCATCCTGCCTCCAAAGAGTCCGCCAATTGAACTGCCTACCACAAACAAGCCAATTAGAACAGCAGTCTTCTCATGGGAAAGTCCAGTAAGCTCTAACCACATTGGAGCAAAGGACAAAGCTGACCAGGGAAAAGAACCAGTAACACCCTGAGCTACAATAATCTGGAAGGATCGAATCTTTATGACTGATTTTGCTTCTTGAACGAGACCTTGCATTTCTGACTTGAAGGATTTACCAGGACCTTCATTAGTAGCTTTCAGATGGCCATCGGGGAAGTGAGGATCATTTGCAAATAAGCGAACCAAAATACCAATGATAATGCTGACGATCCCCACGAGATGAAATGCGAGCCTCCAGCCAGGTATTCCCAAAAAAGTAACATGCGCTATCATTAAGGAAAATGAACCACCAATTATCGAACCAATATTGCTAGTAAGCTGTAGCCATCCAAATGCCATCCCACGTTTGTCATCATCAGTCGAGTCAGCTACAAGAGATTGAATAGCAGGTGCAACAATGGCAAGGCCTATCCCATTTAAAGCTCTCGATACTGCCACCTTATCAAGCAAACATGCATTACTTTAGAGAAGCCGTTGCAAAAACAACCCAAACATTCTACTTTGTACTATATAACTTCTATCTCAAGTTATATACGAGTATATTGATAGTAGTAAAAAGACACTAACACAATGATGGAAAAGTTAATATCAAACATTTAGAAACTCGAGAATATAGAAAAACCATCATACAAAACAAGGACAGAACTCGGGAAGAGTACTATATACTGTTTGTCTTTTGAACGAACATGATTGAATTGTGAATCAGAGGATAGTCTAGTAAGGTGACAATAtcagataatttttttattaacaaACTAGTGCGATATATCCTGTCACCGTAACGAAGACAACTTCAACAAGGATAAACGGTAAGAGCACCTGACATGAATTATAAATAGACTTATGCTATGTTTCTtctctaataataataagaagtcaTTGGATATCGCTGGCAGCGAATTGCAATAGCTGGCTCCAGGTAGAGGCTGAGGGAAGAAAGTACATGGAAGGCTGACATTGAGACAGTGATCACTTCAATTTGACTATACAACAGTGGTAAACTGGGCAAagagattgtttttttttttctccagTAAAAATGAGATTGGCATATTCATAATTCTAACTTAAATAAGTTAGTTTTCCTAGAATGCTATtcacatatatacattaatTCACAACATTGAAATaagaacaaagaaattgaaaaccatTAAAAGTCAAAAATCATACTTATCACCAAGATCAACTACACCTCAATCTCAAAACTAGCATTAGCaaaaaaattcccaaattacatATACTGAAATTTCAGGCACACATTTGACAACAACAGAGATCCAAGAAAAAAACCAGAAATCGAGAAATGAGAGTAGTTGGTAAGCAGACCTGCGTGAAAGTGGAAGAGAAAGCAACAAGAAAAGTGGCGGTAGCCCAAAGAAAAGCACCATAGGCAATTATATGAGCCCGATTATGTCGAGCAGCAAGGTAAGCTGCAAGAGGGTAGCAAAGGGACTGAACCATGGAACGGAAAAGCGTGAGTGAGCCCAATCTCGTTGGATCAGCATGTAgttcttcaccaacttctttataCACACCAGGTAACAAAGATTCGTCAGCCCTTTCCATAATTCCGGCCAAATTCACCAACACAAGTGTCAGCGTTTCTGCCTTCATTTCTCTATGCAAATTGCTGTCTGGGCATTCACAAAGATTTTGATAAACCCCAATTCTATGAAGAAACTGCCGCTTGCGACAAAGAAGGGATATTGGATTGTTATGGACAAAATTCAATCACcaattttgggtcaattttataGTAAAGTCTCAAATATGCTTTTGATTTTCTAGATTAGGAAACATGAGTCGACGATACCTGGGATATTCTGTTAGTTTTATATCTGTAGCGTCTATTTTACTTACCATATTTCTtgtttgatatattttaaacaaatattaatcataaaaataacattatttcttttttttaatcatactAATGTTCCTTACcattaaaagatgaaaataaataattattcatattttaattttctaactttatcatatcataagttaaaatcttaaaatatctACTAAAGCTcgtataatttaacttttaaaatattgaagaagTGGGAATTCGTCAAATGATGAGAGAGTCTCATCAACTTGCTTTGTCAAATTTATTGTCCTTATGGAGCCTACAGTAGCCGTCTTCCCTATCTTGTTGGATCCCTTAAAATAGCGAACGTAGTCTTCtctttatttaaatttaatattttaattgttgaatataaatttattttaaattattataaatcaaaaaatttaatttgagAGATCAAATTAGTAAAGATAATATCGTAAAATTAGACAAGAAGAAAAATGTCATCAAAAAGGAATCGTCATGTAAACTTGAAGAGCTACAAAACTCTACTTctacccaaaaaaaataaagaaaaaggaaactcTACTTCTATTTAAGAAAGCAATTGAAATGCACAAATATCTAATTTGATGTCATTATTTAAGGTATgtcttaaatttatatatatatatatatatatatatatatgttttttatatttatCCGCTTTAGAATATTTTcagacacacacacatatatatacacacacacacaaatacCCATTCTATACATTTTTATCGGTAGAATTTTCAACACACACATCAAGTTcactttttatataatatatatatatacacacgaTATACATTTTTAtctgtatttttttatattcaatcttcatata
This region of Solanum dulcamara chromosome 9, daSolDulc1.2, whole genome shotgun sequence genomic DNA includes:
- the LOC129904148 gene encoding uncharacterized protein LOC129904148 isoform X2; amino-acid sequence: MKAETLTLVLVNLAGIMERADESLLPGVYKEVGEELHADPTRLGSLTLFRSMVQSLCYPLAAYLAARHNRAHIIAYGAFLWATATFLVAFSSTFTQVAVSRALNGIGLAIVAPAIQSLVADSTDDDKRGMAFGWLQLTSNIGSIIGGSFSLMIAHVTFLGIPGWRLAFHLVGIVSIIIGILVRLFANDPHFPDGHLKATNEGPGKSFKSEMQGLVQEAKSVIKIRSFQIIVAQGVTGSFPCSIGGLFGGRMGDMLSQRLPNCGRIILAQISSASAIPLSAILLLALPDYPSAAFMHGLVLFITGFFISWNAPATNNPIFAEIVPEKSRTSIYALDRSFESVLSSFAPPVVGLLAQNVYGYKPVPEGTENIATDRENAKALAQALFTSIGTPMALCCVIYSFLYCTYPRDKVRAQMEALIESEMQIIGLDTSPATQQYSQVKSSEPQENLEDIIIVEMDYGEDELDFDDDDEKILVNHHPTYSQLDL
- the LOC129904148 gene encoding uncharacterized protein LOC129904148 isoform X1 codes for the protein MKAETLTLVLVNLAGIMERADESLLPGVYKEVGEELHADPTRLGSLTLFRSMVQSLCYPLAAYLAARHNRAHIIAYGAFLWATATFLVAFSSTFTQVAVSRALNGIGLAIVAPAIQSLVADSTDDDKRGMAFGWLQLTSNIGSIIGGSFSLMIAHVTFLGIPGWRLAFHLVGIVSIIIGILVRLFANDPHFPDGHLKATNEGPGKSFKSEMQGLVQEAKSVIKIRSFQIIVAQGVTGSFPWSALSFAPMWLELTGLSHEKTAVLIGLFVVGSSIGGLFGGRMGDMLSQRLPNCGRIILAQISSASAIPLSAILLLALPDYPSAAFMHGLVLFITGFFISWNAPATNNPIFAEIVPEKSRTSIYALDRSFESVLSSFAPPVVGLLAQNVYGYKPVPEGTENIATDRENAKALAQALFTSIGTPMALCCVIYSFLYCTYPRDKVRAQMEALIESEMQIIGLDTSPATQQYSQVKSSEPQENLEDIIIVEMDYGEDELDFDDDDEKILVNHHPTYSQLDL
- the LOC129904148 gene encoding uncharacterized protein LOC129904148 isoform X3, producing the protein MAFGWLQLTSNIGSIIGGSFSLMIAHVTFLGIPGWRLAFHLVGIVSIIIGILVRLFANDPHFPDGHLKATNEGPGKSFKSEMQGLVQEAKSVIKIRSFQIIVAQGVTGSFPWSALSFAPMWLELTGLSHEKTAVLIGLFVVGSSIGGLFGGRMGDMLSQRLPNCGRIILAQISSASAIPLSAILLLALPDYPSAAFMHGLVLFITGFFISWNAPATNNPIFAEIVPEKSRTSIYALDRSFESVLSSFAPPVVGLLAQNVYGYKPVPEGTENIATDRENAKALAQALFTSIGTPMALCCVIYSFLYCTYPRDKVRAQMEALIESEMQIIGLDTSPATQQYSQVKSSEPQENLEDIIIVEMDYGEDELDFDDDDEKILVNHHPTYSQLDL
- the LOC129904148 gene encoding uncharacterized protein LOC129904148 isoform X4, whose product is MKAETLTLVLVNLAGIMERADESLLPGVYKEVGEELHADPTRLGSLTLFRSMVQSLCYPLAAYLAARHNRAHIIAYGAFLWATATFLVAFSSTFTQVAVSRALNGIGLAIVAPAIQSLVADSTDDDKRGMAFGWLQLTSNIGSIIGGSFSLMIAHVTFLGIPGWRLAFHLVGIVSIIIGILVRLFANDPHFPDGHLKATNEGPGKSFKSEMQGLVQEAKSVIKIRSFQIIVAQGVTGSFPWSALSFAPMWLELTGLSHEKTAVLIGLFVVGSSIGGLFGGRMGDMLSQRLPNCGRIILAQISSASAIPLSAILLLALPDYPSAAFMHGLVLFITGFFISWNAPATNKDCA